From a single Kryptolebias marmoratus isolate JLee-2015 linkage group LG17, ASM164957v2, whole genome shotgun sequence genomic region:
- the g6pc1a.1 gene encoding glucose-6-phosphatase a, catalytic subunit, tandem duplicate 1 — protein sequence MDLLHSWGVELAVHLQTKHGRYEGLFHLASTVADLHTTFFCLFPVWFHVRRDTAIRLIWVAVVGDWLNLVLKWVLAGERPYWWVHETQFYGAGKAPSLQQFPITCETGPGSPSGHAMGAAGVWYVMVTALLSIAAENRCPRVLYKLLQVGLWGLMVLVVLVVCMSRIFMAAHFPHQVVGGVITGLLAAEVVSKKNWIYSASMTRYLVITTFLTSFAVGFYVLLKALGVDLLWTLDKAQKWCVRPEWVHLDTTPFASLLRNMGSLFGLGLGLHPPLYNSTKKTNRGAIFKLGCIVISLFLLHLLDDWTFSSENHMTFYVLSFGKSAFALLIPTILVPWVLCRICKAEGDEKSL from the exons ATGGATCTGCTCCACAGCTGGGGGGTCGAGCTGGCGGTTCACCTGCAGACCAAACACGGCAGGTACGAGGGCTTGTTCCACCTGGCGTCCACGGTGGCGGATCTGCACACCACGTTCTTCTGCCTGTTCCCCGTCTGGTTCCACGTGCGCAGGGACACCGCGATCCGGCTGATCTGGGTGGCCGTTGTCGGGGACTGGCTCAACTTGGTGCTGAAGTG GGTTCTCGCCGGGGAGAGGCCGTACTGGTGGGTTCATGAGACCCAGTTCTACGGAGCGGGAAAGGCCCCGTCCCTGCAGCAGTTTCCCATCACATGTGAGACGGGGCCAG GAAGCCCTTCGGGTCACGCTATGGGTGCCGCCGGTGTCTGGTACGTAATGGTAACCGCGCTTCTTTCCATCGCAGCAGAAAACCGATGCCCCCGGGTTCTTTACAA GCTGTTGCAGGTGGGACTGTGGGGCCTAATGGTCCTGGTGGTCCTGGTGGTCTGCATGTCCAGGATCTTCATGGCGGCTCACTTCCCTCACCAGGTTGTCGGAGGAGTCATCACAG GATTACTTGCAGCTGAGGTTGTTTCCAAGAAGAACTGGATCTACAGCGCCAGCATGACCCGGTACCTCGTCATCACCACCTTCTTGACTTCCTTCGCTGTCGGCTTCTACGTCCTGCTTAAAGCTCTGGGAGTGGACCTGCTCTGGACTCTGGACAAAGCCCAGAAGTGGTGCGTCAGGCCGGAGTGGGTCCACCTGGACACCACGCCGTTTGCGAGCCTCCTGCGTAACATGGGCAGCCTGTTTGGGCTCGGACTGGGCCTGCACCCGCCTCTCTACAACAGTACCAAGAAGACGAACAGGGGCGCCATTTTCAAGCTAGGGTGTATCGTCATCTCTTTGTTCCTGCTTCATCTCTTGGATGACTGGACATTTTCATCTGAAAACCACATGACTTTCTACGTTTTATCCTTTGGTAAAAGTGCATTTGCACTTTTAATCCCAACCATTCTGGTTCCTTGGGTTCTCTGCAGAATTTGCAAGGCAGAAGGAGATGAAAAAAGCTTGTAA
- the g6pc1a.2 gene encoding glucose-6-phosphatase, translating to MLAAVMDAMQGFGVSSTRYLQTNYKDAQGLFLWVSWAADLRNTFFIFFPLWFHLRPSVGIKLIWVAVIGDWLNLVFKWILFGERPYWWVHEASYYADLARPHIEQYPMTCETGPGSPSGHAMGAAGVYYTLVTSILTILTSNKKASNINWYVKAVLWSLFWGVQVCVCLSRVFIAAHFPHQVIAGVITGMIVAEAFNRTQWIYSASMKKYFYTTLFLTSFAVGFYLLLKAVGVDLLWTLEKAQKWCVRPEWVHLDTTPFASLLRNMGTLFGLGLGLHSPLYTEAKKSSSASVRAGCVVSSLLLLHLFDSFKPPTHTAALFYLLSFCKSATVPLVTVSIIPYCVNRALSLHSKKGV from the exons ATGCTCGCCGCTGTAATGGATGCCATGCAGGGATTCGGGGTGAGTAGCACCCGGTACCTGCAGACCAACTATAAGGATGCTCAGGGCTTGTTTCTCTGGGTCTCCTGGGCGGCGGACCTCAGGAACAccttcttcatctttttcccACTTTGGTTTCACCTGCGGCCTTCGGTGGGCATCAAGCTCATCTGGGTGGCTGTGATCGGAGACTGGCTGAACTTGGTCTTTAAATG GATTCTGTTTGGGGAGAGGCCGTACTGGTGGGTCCACGAGGCGTCTTATTACGCGGACTTGGCTCGTCCTCACATTGAGCAGTACCCGATGACCTGCGAGACCGGACCAG GCAGCCCTTCGGGTCACGCGATGGGGGCAGCGGGGGTCTACTACACCCTGGTCACGTCCATCCTCACCATCCTGACCAGCAACAAGAAGGCATCAAACATTAACTG gTATGTGAAGGCTGTTCTGTGGTCCCTGTTTTGGGGGGTCCaggtgtgcgtgtgtctgtccCGGGTCTTCATCGCTGCTCACTTCCCCCATCAGGTCATCGCAGGAGTCATCACAG GTATGATTGTGGCCGAGGCCTTCAACAGAACCCAGTGGATCTACAGCGCCAGCATGAAGAAGTACTTCTACACCACCCTCTTCTTGACCTCCTTTGCTGTTGGGTTCTACCTCCTGCTCAAAGCTGTGGGCGTGGACCTGCTCTGGACCCTGGAGAAAGCTCAGAAGTGGTGCGTCCGACCCGAGTGGGTCCACCTGGACACCACGCCCTTCGCCAGCCTGCTGCGCAACATGGGCACCCTGTTCGGCCTGGGCCTGGGCCTGCACTCGCCTCTGTACACCGAGGCCAAAAAGAGCAGCAGCGCGTCGGTCCGAGCAGGATGCGTCGTCAGCTCTCTGCTCCTGCTGCACCTGTTCGACTCCTTCAAGCCCCCCACCCACACTGCGGCCCTCTTCTACCTGCTGTCCTTCTGTAAGAGCGCCACCGTGCCGCTGGTCACCGTCAGCATCATCCCGTACTGCGTGAACAGAGCTCTGAGCCTGCACAGCAAAAAGGGAGTGTGA
- the psme3 gene encoding proteasome activator complex subunit 3, protein MSSLLKVDNEIKTKVDAFRERITAEAEDLVANFFPKKLLELDHFLKDPSINITELKDIHSEINLMVPDPILLSNIHDGLEVQNAKKRKLEDESGNDVVAGTKVFVMPGGMMKCNGNLVDLIEKVKPEIRTLIEKCNTVKMWVQLLIPRIEDGNNFGVSIQEETVAELRTVEGEAASYLDQISRYYITRAKLVSKIAKYPHVEDYRRTVTEIDEKEYISLKIIVSELRNQYVTLHDMILKNIEKIKRPRSSNTDALY, encoded by the exons ATGTCGTCACTCCTCAAGGTGGACAATGAAATTAAAACCAAG GTTGATGCTTTCAGGGAACGTATCACAGCAGAA gcAGAGGATCTAGTTGCTAATTTTTTCCCAAAGAAGTTACTGGAACTCGATCACTTTCTCAAG GATCCAAGCATAAACATCACCGAGCTGAAGGACATCCACTCAGAGATTAACCTGATGGTACCGGACCCCATCTTGCTCTCGAACATCCACGACGGCTTGGAAGTG CAAAATGCCAAAAAGAGGAAGCTGGAGGACGAAAGTGGGAACGATGTGG TGGCGGGCACGAAGGTCTTCGTCATGCCTGGTGGGATGATGAAGTGCAACGGAAACCTTGTTGATCTTATTGAGAAGGTGAAGCCGGAGATCAGGACGCTCATAGAGAAATGTAACACA GTTAAAATGTGGGTTCAGCTCCTCATCCCCAGAATAGAGGATGGAAACAACTTCGGAGTTTCAATCCAGGAGGAGACGGTAGCCGAACTCCGAACGGTCGAAGGAGAGGCGGCATCTTATCTCGACCAGATATCCAG aTACTACATCACACGGGCAAAGCTGGTGTCAAAAATAGCCAAATATCCACATGTG GAGGACTACCGGCGCACAGTTACAGAAATTGACGAGAAGGAATACATCAGTCTGAAGATCATAGTTTCAGAGCTCAGAAATCAATAC GTAACATTACATGACATGATACTGAAGAACATCGAGAAGATCAAGAGGCCTCGAAGCAGTAACACCGACGCGTTGTACTGA